The Elusimicrobiota bacterium genome segment CGCCGAGACGCCGAGGCAGAGGGCGCTGCGGGCGATGGCCCCGACGTTCTGAGGGTCCTGGATCTGGTCGAGCGCCACGAGCACCGTCTTCGCGCGCTGCTTGTCGTCGAGCCCCGAGAGGAACTCCTCGAGGTCCTCGCCGCCGGGCGCCTCGGTCTGCACGGCGAGCCCCTGGTGCGGGATGCCGGCCGAGAGCTTGTCGAGGTCGCGGCGCGAGACCCACTTCACGCGCGCGCCGAGCGCCCGGGCCTTGCGGGCCAGCTCCTCGGAGTTCTTGCCCCGGTCGCGCTGGATCCAGAGCTCGCGCACCGTCTCGCGGTCGGAGCCGAGCGTCTCCTCGACGACGTGCGTCCCGTAGAGCCATCGGACGGGTTGTCTCATGATTCTCCTGAGCGGACTAAATCCGCGACCAGCTGGACCCCTCGCGGG includes the following:
- the rlmB gene encoding 23S rRNA (guanosine(2251)-2'-O)-methyltransferase RlmB encodes the protein MRQPVRWLYGTHVVEETLGSDRETVRELWIQRDRGKNSEELARKARALGARVKWVSRRDLDKLSAGIPHQGLAVQTEAPGGEDLEEFLSGLDDKQRAKTVLVALDQIQDPQNVGAIARSALCLGVSAILAPDRHTAGVGPGAARASAGALQKIPVYQVGNLAQTLRRLKEAGFWIYGGDMAGKAAWEVSFNTPFVLVVGSEGTGMRPLVQSMCDEVVAIPQDPGGVSSLNASAAAAVLLYEAYRQANA